One genomic segment of Devosia sp. includes these proteins:
- a CDS encoding GNAT family N-acetyltransferase, with the protein MRHELVAVADASDWAAFHAIRRVELFEAKGRFGIYNDQHPDDYADFAHPLLLKVDGRAVGTVRIDLLGQGRAAIRLVAITATEQGRGLGTVMEALAAERARALGVSELVVNSAAEAAGFYEKTGWTRYDWDPAELVNIASACIQMRKLL; encoded by the coding sequence ATGCGCCATGAGCTTGTCGCCGTCGCGGACGCGTCAGATTGGGCCGCCTTCCACGCCATCCGCCGGGTGGAGTTGTTCGAAGCCAAGGGACGCTTCGGCATCTACAACGATCAGCATCCCGACGACTATGCCGATTTCGCGCATCCGCTTTTGCTCAAGGTGGATGGCCGCGCCGTGGGCACGGTTCGGATTGACCTGCTCGGGCAGGGCCGCGCTGCCATTCGGCTGGTCGCCATCACGGCAACTGAACAGGGGCGCGGGCTTGGAACGGTAATGGAAGCCCTTGCGGCCGAGCGGGCGCGTGCACTTGGCGTGTCGGAGCTTGTCGTCAATTCTGCCGCGGAGGCCGCTGGCTTCTACGAAAAGACCGGCTGGACACGCTACGACTGGGATCCTGCCGAACTCGTGAACATCGCGTCCGCTTGCATCCAGATGCGGAAGCTGCTCTAG
- a CDS encoding 2-isopropylmalate synthase encodes MSATASNSNKERVYIFDTTLRDGEQSPGATMTLEEKLQVADALDEMGVDIIEAGFPIASVGDFEAVVAVAKHVKKARVAGLARAITADIDRAGEAVRHAQQGRIHTFVSTSPIHLAHQMKKTEDEVIEIIARTVAQARNLVDDVEWSAMDATRTPLEFLKRCVETAIKAGATTINLPDTVGYAVPEEHFRMFKDIIEAVPGSDKAIFSVHCHDDLGMAVANSLAGVAGGARQIECTINGLGERAGNAALEEVVMALRTRGDAMPYFTDIESTHLARASKIVSAASNFPVQYNKAIVGKNAFAHESGIHQDGMLKNAETYEIMTPASVGIKETTLVMGKHSGRAAFKDKLKELGYELGDNAFQEAFQRFKDLADRKKHVYDADIVALVDDEVGSVGDRIRLVDLEVISKTGGIHRCNLTVTIDGEETSVTFEGTGSVDAIFNAIKQASGQDPHLVLYAVDGVTGGTDAQASAHVRLEMNGRIASGNAAEPDTLVASARAYLNALNRVMIERGASAQGALAG; translated from the coding sequence ATGTCTGCCACTGCCAGCAACAGCAATAAAGAACGCGTCTATATCTTCGACACCACGCTGCGCGACGGGGAGCAATCGCCTGGCGCAACCATGACGCTGGAAGAGAAACTCCAGGTCGCCGATGCCCTCGACGAGATGGGTGTCGACATTATCGAAGCCGGGTTTCCGATTGCGTCGGTCGGTGACTTCGAGGCCGTGGTTGCGGTAGCCAAGCATGTCAAGAAGGCCCGCGTCGCCGGGCTGGCACGCGCCATCACCGCCGATATCGACCGGGCAGGGGAGGCGGTGCGCCACGCACAGCAGGGCCGTATCCATACTTTCGTGTCCACCTCGCCCATCCATCTGGCCCACCAGATGAAGAAGACCGAGGATGAGGTCATCGAGATCATCGCCCGCACAGTGGCGCAGGCGCGCAACCTGGTCGACGATGTCGAATGGTCTGCCATGGACGCAACCCGCACGCCGCTCGAGTTTCTGAAGCGCTGTGTGGAAACGGCAATCAAGGCCGGGGCAACCACGATCAATCTGCCCGACACTGTCGGCTATGCGGTGCCAGAAGAGCATTTCAGGATGTTCAAGGACATCATCGAGGCCGTGCCGGGCTCCGACAAGGCGATCTTCTCGGTGCATTGCCATGATGACCTGGGCATGGCTGTCGCCAATTCGCTGGCCGGGGTAGCCGGGGGTGCCCGTCAGATCGAATGCACTATCAATGGTCTGGGCGAGCGTGCCGGCAATGCGGCTCTCGAAGAAGTAGTGATGGCACTGCGCACGCGTGGCGATGCCATGCCCTATTTCACCGATATCGAATCAACCCATCTGGCCCGGGCCAGCAAGATCGTGTCGGCGGCCTCGAATTTTCCGGTGCAGTACAACAAGGCCATCGTGGGCAAGAATGCCTTCGCGCATGAGAGCGGCATCCACCAGGACGGGATGCTCAAGAATGCCGAGACCTATGAGATCATGACCCCGGCCAGCGTCGGCATCAAGGAGACGACCCTGGTCATGGGCAAGCACTCGGGCCGCGCTGCCTTCAAGGACAAGCTCAAGGAATTGGGGTACGAGCTGGGCGACAACGCCTTCCAGGAAGCCTTCCAGCGCTTCAAGGACCTCGCGGATCGCAAGAAGCATGTTTATGACGCCGACATCGTGGCGCTCGTCGATGACGAAGTCGGCTCGGTCGGGGATCGCATCCGCCTGGTCGACCTGGAAGTGATCAGCAAGACCGGTGGCATTCACCGGTGTAACCTGACTGTGACCATCGACGGCGAGGAAACCAGCGTCACCTTCGAGGGGACGGGCTCGGTGGATGCCATCTTCAACGCCATCAAGCAGGCCTCGGGGCAGGACCCGCACCTGGTGCTCTACGCGGTGGATGGCGTCACTGGCGGCACGGACGCCCAGGCATCCGCGCATGTGCGCCTCGAGATGAACGGCCGCATTGCGTCGGGCAATGCTGCCGAACCCGATACGCTGGTGGCCTCAGCGCGCGCTTATCTCAACGCGCTCAATCGCGTCATGATTGAACGCGGGGCATCGGCCCAGGGTGCGCTGGCCGGCTAA
- a CDS encoding PhzF family phenazine biosynthesis protein, with translation MKLPYLVLDVFTRSPLKGNPLAVVPDADHLFDDQMQAVAREFNLSETVFLCKPQKDRNSASVRIFTPHQELPFAGHPTVGAAVVLGLGGKATALRIEEKVGLVTALFEKVDRRTGRARFTLPKLPSRIADLPDRLTVAQALGISVDDIGCELFKPAVFSAGVTFHLVPVRNAEVLRRISVNRGLMETAFHHDHNSVYAFTLTPGEPNNDIAARMFAMGVGEDPGTGSAAAALIGLLAEQDLGNAQTDRILRQGVEMGRPCAISLHYRKENDVLVHGAIGGEAVVIGEGTLDLA, from the coding sequence TTGAAGCTGCCCTATCTGGTGCTGGATGTTTTCACGCGCAGCCCGCTCAAGGGTAATCCACTTGCGGTGGTCCCCGACGCCGATCACCTGTTCGACGATCAGATGCAGGCCGTCGCCCGCGAGTTCAATCTCAGCGAGACGGTGTTTCTGTGCAAGCCGCAGAAGGATCGCAACAGCGCCTCGGTACGGATTTTTACTCCGCATCAGGAACTGCCCTTTGCTGGTCACCCCACAGTTGGCGCGGCGGTGGTCTTGGGACTCGGCGGCAAGGCAACTGCCTTGCGTATCGAGGAAAAGGTCGGGCTCGTAACGGCGCTGTTCGAGAAGGTCGATAGACGCACCGGGCGCGCCCGGTTCACGCTGCCCAAGCTGCCATCCCGCATTGCCGATCTGCCGGACCGGCTGACGGTGGCCCAGGCGCTCGGCATTTCGGTTGATGATATTGGCTGCGAACTGTTCAAGCCTGCGGTTTTCTCCGCCGGCGTGACCTTTCACCTGGTGCCGGTGCGCAATGCGGAGGTGTTGCGCCGGATATCGGTCAATCGCGGCCTGATGGAAACGGCTTTCCATCACGATCACAACTCGGTCTATGCCTTCACCCTGACCCCCGGCGAGCCCAACAACGATATTGCCGCGCGCATGTTCGCCATGGGCGTTGGCGAGGATCCCGGTACGGGATCGGCGGCGGCGGCGCTCATTGGCCTGCTGGCGGAGCAGGATCTTGGCAATGCGCAGACGGACAGAATCCTGCGCCAGGGTGTTGAAATGGGGCGGCCCTGCGCCATCTCGCTGCACTATCGCAAGGAGAACGACGTCCTGGTGCATGGCGCCATTGGTGGCGAGGCGGTGGTCATCGGCGAGGGCACGCTCGATCTCGCCTGA